In Streptomyces sp. NBC_01551, one DNA window encodes the following:
- the rpmG gene encoding 50S ribosomal protein L33 — MARNEIRPIIKLRSTAGTGFTYVTRKNRRNDSDRLVLRKYDAVARRHVDFREER, encoded by the coding sequence ATGGCACGCAACGAGATTCGCCCGATCATCAAACTGCGCTCCACCGCGGGCACCGGCTTCACCTACGTGACCCGCAAGAACCGGCGCAACGACTCCGACCGGCTGGTGCTGCGCAAGTACGACGCCGTCGCCCGGCGGCACGTCGACTTCCGCGAAGAGCGCTGA
- a CDS encoding polyphosphate kinase 2 family protein, with amino-acid sequence MSDERAERIADFIEPLRVRPGSKVRLDRDFDPRYKAGLKKREGMELLRTGVSLLAEYQERLAAQDTYGVLLCLQALDAGGKDGTIRHVMSGVNPQGVRVSSFKVPSTEELDHDYLWRYARRLPARGEIAIFNRSHYEEVLVVRVHPENLVRQKLPAGSIGPGVWDRRYREINRWERYLTDNGFKVVKIFLNLSKEEQRTRFLKRIDLPEKNWKFSAADVRERRRWDDYQHAFSEMLSATSTQWAPWYVVPADRKWFARLCAGAILAHTLMDIDPQYPDVGEEARKDLLVTKRALEKEAPAGAQADPYAARHGKPRSKPKKKRG; translated from the coding sequence ATGTCGGACGAGAGAGCCGAACGCATCGCGGATTTCATCGAGCCGCTACGGGTGCGACCGGGGTCGAAGGTGCGCCTGGACCGGGACTTCGATCCCCGCTACAAGGCCGGTCTGAAGAAGCGCGAGGGGATGGAGCTGCTGCGGACCGGGGTGTCGTTGCTGGCCGAGTACCAGGAGCGGCTCGCCGCACAGGACACGTACGGCGTACTGCTCTGTCTCCAGGCGCTCGACGCCGGAGGCAAGGACGGGACGATCCGCCATGTGATGAGCGGCGTCAACCCTCAGGGTGTACGCGTCAGCAGCTTCAAGGTGCCCTCCACCGAGGAACTCGACCACGACTACCTGTGGCGCTACGCCCGGCGGCTGCCGGCGCGCGGCGAGATCGCCATCTTCAACCGCTCGCACTACGAGGAGGTCCTCGTCGTGCGGGTCCACCCCGAGAACCTCGTCCGGCAGAAGCTGCCCGCGGGCTCGATCGGGCCGGGCGTCTGGGACCGGCGCTACCGGGAGATCAACCGCTGGGAGCGCTACCTCACGGACAACGGGTTCAAGGTGGTGAAGATCTTCCTGAACCTGTCCAAGGAGGAGCAGCGCACCCGCTTCCTGAAGCGGATCGACCTGCCGGAGAAGAACTGGAAGTTCTCCGCGGCGGACGTTCGGGAGCGGCGCCGCTGGGATGACTACCAGCATGCGTTCTCCGAGATGCTGTCGGCCACGAGTACGCAGTGGGCGCCGTGGTACGTCGTGCCGGCGGACCGGAAGTGGTTCGCGCGGCTCTGCGCGGGGGCGATCCTCGCGCACACCCTGATGGACATCGATCCGCAGTACCCCGATGTGGGGGAAGAGGCTCGCAAGGACCTGCTCGTCACCAAACGGGCGCTGGAGAAGGAGGCGCCCGCCGGAGCCCAGGCCGACCCGTACGCCGCCCGGCACGGCAAGCCGAGGAGCAAGCCGAAGAAGAAGCGTGGCTAG
- a CDS encoding ATP-binding cassette domain-containing protein — translation MTATTSVTTTAPAISAQGLRKSYGDKVVLDGIDLHIPEGTVFALLGPNGAGKTTTVEILSTLIAPDAGQARIAGHDLALRPEGVRAAIGVTGQFSAVDNLLTAEENLMLMADLRHLPGPEGRRRANALLRRFDLTEAARKHVSTLSGGMRRKLDLAMTLVGEPRVIFLDEPTTGLDPRSRRTMWEIIRGLVVEDGVTVFLTTQYLEEADQLADRIAVLDQGRLVAEGTSDELKRLIPGGHIRLRFATVGELDTAARHFGAAARDLEELTLRIPSDGSIPNLRTVLDVLDDAAVQAESLTVHTPDLDDVFLTLTGHSTPGNATEMTR, via the coding sequence ATGACAGCGACCACCAGCGTCACCACCACCGCGCCGGCGATCTCGGCCCAGGGGCTGCGCAAGTCGTACGGCGACAAGGTCGTCCTGGACGGCATCGACCTGCACATCCCCGAAGGCACGGTCTTCGCCCTGCTCGGCCCCAACGGCGCCGGGAAGACCACCACCGTCGAGATCCTCTCCACCCTCATCGCCCCGGACGCCGGTCAGGCCCGGATCGCCGGTCACGACCTCGCCCTGCGGCCCGAGGGCGTGCGCGCCGCCATCGGCGTCACCGGCCAGTTCTCCGCCGTCGACAACCTCCTCACCGCCGAGGAGAACCTGATGCTGATGGCGGACCTGCGACACCTGCCCGGCCCCGAGGGCAGGCGGCGCGCAAACGCGCTGCTGCGCCGGTTCGACCTGACCGAAGCCGCCCGCAAGCACGTCAGCACCCTCTCCGGCGGCATGCGCCGCAAGCTCGATCTGGCGATGACCCTGGTCGGCGAACCTCGGGTCATCTTCCTCGACGAACCGACCACCGGGCTCGATCCCCGCAGCCGCCGCACCATGTGGGAGATCATCCGCGGGCTGGTCGTCGAGGACGGCGTGACCGTCTTCCTCACCACGCAGTACCTGGAGGAGGCCGACCAGCTCGCCGACCGCATCGCGGTCCTCGACCAGGGCCGGCTGGTGGCCGAGGGCACGTCCGACGAACTCAAGCGCCTCATCCCCGGCGGGCACATCCGGCTGCGGTTCGCCACCGTCGGCGAACTCGACACCGCGGCACGGCACTTCGGCGCGGCGGCGCGCGACCTCGAAGAGCTCACGCTGCGCATCCCGAGCGACGGAAGCATCCCGAACCTGCGGACCGTACTCGACGTCCTGGACGACGCGGCGGTGCAGGCCGAGTCGCTGACCGTGCACACACCGGACCTCGACGACGTGTTCCTCACCCTCACCGGCCACAGCACCCCCGGCAACGCCACGGAGATGACCCGATGA
- a CDS encoding HAD-IC family P-type ATPase, translating to MTVGSDAVGEEPRAAGDGWYARSPEEVVAAFGVDAAVGLSAARAAELLAAHGPNALPEEQRTPAWRRFLVQYRSYMQIVLVAAAIVSLAIREWTTAVLLIVLTLLNAVVGLRQEGKAESAMNALKSMLKATARVRRDGREAEIPAEQLVDGDVVLISAGDQVPADGRLIEANALQIDESALTGESVPAAKETGALPGSRLSPGDQTNTAFMNTPVTHGSGVMVVTATGADTELGKISGMLSATEKEVPPLTRELDRLTLWITAAAGLTMIVMFALGRQRDQAWDVLFVSAVSLAIAAIPEALPTVTQAILSVGSLNLAKRHAIVKELPSVETLAFTSAINSDKTGTLTMNQMTAVEVLSPTGRYTVSGTGYGLEGKVHHAAGSAAGIEDAILPYVVASDAKLVGGEVVGDPTEGALLVLAHKAGLDTDATRDALPRLATLPFDPEYKLMATFHSALDASGRPVVRCFVKGAAPAVMARAATALAAGETVPWDSGLLRRAEEQSERMGGEGRRVMAAATRDLDPAGFDPEGDLLTYVTELRMTSLVGMVDPPREEARAAVADAQAAHIRVRLVTGDDVTTGAAIARQIGIPGEAVLGADFAAMSEEEQLARIEGIGVVGRVAPEHKVLLANTLKKKGEVVAMTGDGVNDAPAIKAADIGIAMGSGTDVAKNAGRMILSDDNFATIVYAVEQGRTIYDNLTKYIRFVLLLLVTFVLTFLGATVFNIAAGEPFTPPQVLWIHFVVNASFGFALGFDRESAGLMRRRPRPRGESVLTRPVLVTVALGGLAITVLLLGLIQLGQSRYDSAATGQSIAFTAFSLCLIVAAFECRSETESVLTPSTFDSKQMNWVALAQFVLSVMVTQMDGFRRVLGTTEVNARQFGWALLAALVLLLVWELGKLVARRSRTV from the coding sequence ATGACGGTGGGGTCGGATGCCGTGGGAGAAGAGCCCCGCGCCGCCGGGGACGGCTGGTACGCGCGATCTCCCGAGGAGGTCGTGGCGGCGTTCGGGGTCGACGCCGCGGTCGGTCTGTCCGCGGCGCGGGCCGCCGAGCTCCTGGCCGCGCACGGCCCGAACGCGCTGCCCGAGGAGCAGCGGACTCCGGCCTGGCGCCGGTTCCTCGTGCAGTACCGCAGCTACATGCAGATCGTCTTGGTGGCCGCGGCGATCGTCTCGCTGGCCATCCGGGAGTGGACCACCGCGGTCCTGCTCATCGTGCTGACACTGCTGAACGCGGTCGTGGGGCTTCGCCAGGAGGGCAAGGCCGAGAGCGCCATGAACGCGCTGAAGTCGATGCTGAAGGCGACGGCGCGGGTGCGCAGGGACGGCCGGGAGGCCGAGATCCCCGCCGAACAGCTCGTGGACGGCGATGTCGTGCTCATCTCCGCCGGGGACCAGGTGCCCGCGGACGGCCGTCTGATCGAGGCCAACGCCCTGCAGATCGACGAGTCGGCGCTCACCGGGGAGAGCGTCCCCGCCGCGAAGGAGACCGGCGCGCTGCCCGGCAGCCGGCTGTCGCCCGGCGACCAGACCAACACGGCGTTCATGAACACCCCGGTCACACACGGCAGCGGCGTCATGGTCGTCACCGCGACCGGTGCGGACACCGAACTCGGCAAGATCTCCGGGATGCTGTCGGCCACCGAGAAGGAGGTGCCGCCGCTGACCAGGGAACTCGACCGGCTGACCCTGTGGATCACGGCGGCGGCGGGCCTCACCATGATCGTGATGTTCGCCCTGGGACGCCAGCGGGACCAGGCCTGGGACGTGCTGTTCGTCAGCGCGGTGTCGCTGGCCATCGCGGCGATCCCCGAGGCCCTGCCGACCGTGACCCAGGCGATCCTGTCCGTCGGGAGCCTGAACCTGGCGAAGCGGCACGCCATCGTGAAGGAACTTCCGTCGGTCGAGACGCTGGCGTTCACGTCGGCGATCAACTCGGACAAGACCGGCACCCTGACGATGAACCAGATGACGGCCGTCGAAGTACTGAGCCCCACCGGCCGGTACACCGTGTCGGGCACGGGATACGGACTCGAAGGCAAGGTCCATCATGCCGCCGGGTCCGCCGCGGGGATCGAGGACGCGATCCTGCCGTACGTGGTGGCCAGCGACGCCAAGCTGGTGGGTGGCGAGGTCGTGGGCGATCCCACCGAGGGCGCGTTGCTGGTGCTCGCGCACAAGGCCGGCCTGGACACCGACGCCACCAGGGACGCCCTCCCCCGGCTCGCGACGCTCCCGTTCGACCCCGAGTACAAGCTGATGGCCACCTTCCACTCGGCGCTCGACGCCTCCGGCCGGCCGGTCGTGCGCTGCTTCGTCAAGGGAGCCGCGCCGGCGGTGATGGCGCGGGCAGCCACCGCGCTCGCGGCAGGCGAAACCGTCCCGTGGGACTCCGGTCTGCTCCGCCGCGCCGAGGAACAGAGCGAGCGGATGGGCGGCGAGGGGCGCCGGGTGATGGCCGCGGCCACGCGTGACCTGGACCCGGCCGGCTTCGACCCGGAGGGCGACCTGCTCACGTACGTCACCGAGCTGCGCATGACCAGTCTCGTCGGCATGGTCGATCCGCCCCGTGAGGAGGCGAGGGCCGCGGTGGCCGACGCTCAGGCGGCCCACATCCGGGTCCGGTTGGTGACGGGGGACGACGTCACCACCGGGGCGGCGATCGCCCGGCAGATCGGCATCCCCGGCGAGGCGGTGCTCGGCGCCGATTTCGCCGCCATGAGCGAGGAGGAGCAGCTCGCCCGCATCGAGGGGATCGGCGTGGTGGGGCGGGTCGCACCGGAGCACAAGGTGCTGCTCGCGAACACGCTCAAGAAGAAGGGCGAGGTCGTGGCGATGACGGGGGACGGCGTCAACGACGCTCCCGCCATCAAGGCCGCCGACATCGGCATCGCCATGGGCAGCGGCACGGACGTGGCGAAGAACGCCGGACGCATGATCCTCTCCGACGACAACTTCGCCACCATCGTCTACGCCGTGGAGCAGGGCCGGACGATCTACGACAACCTCACGAAGTACATCCGGTTCGTGCTGCTCCTGCTGGTCACCTTCGTGCTGACGTTCCTCGGGGCCACCGTCTTCAACATCGCCGCGGGCGAGCCCTTCACCCCGCCGCAGGTGCTGTGGATCCACTTCGTCGTCAACGCCTCGTTCGGCTTCGCGCTCGGCTTCGACCGGGAGAGCGCCGGACTCATGCGGCGCAGGCCGCGTCCTCGCGGGGAATCGGTGCTCACGCGGCCCGTGCTGGTCACGGTCGCACTGGGCGGGCTGGCGATCACCGTCCTCCTGCTCGGGCTGATCCAGCTCGGCCAGAGCCGCTACGACAGCGCCGCGACGGGCCAGTCGATCGCGTTCACGGCCTTCTCGCTGTGCCTGATCGTGGCCGCCTTCGAATGCCGCAGCGAGACGGAATCCGTGCTGACGCCGTCCACGTTCGACAGCAAGCAGATGAACTGGGTCGCCCTGGCACAGTTCGTCCTCTCGGTGATGGTGACCCAGATGGACGGCTTCCGCCGGGTGCTGGGGACGACCGAGGTCAACGCGAGGCAGTTCGGCTGGGCGCTGCTGGCCGCCCTGGTCCTTCTGCTCGTGTGGGAGCTGGGCAAGCTCGTGGCCCGCCGGTCGAGGACTGTCTGA
- a CDS encoding DUF4097 family beta strand repeat-containing protein translates to MPSYDTPEPITAIIEFEVGDVRITASKRTNTVVEVLPSNGAEETDVRAVQQTKVTYANGVLTVKGPKKRSLFGRHGSIDVTVELPAGSHLQCASPMGDYTGEGPLGDCRVKTSLGDIRLAEAGVANLRTDHGDIAIDRAVGTAEISGSGRIEIGTITGSATVKNGNGETTIGEITGDLSANSANGRIAVGTAHASVEAKSANGSIRVDEVARGVIRLQTAVGDLEIGIRQSTAAWLDVNSRFGTVRNALGAAEGPGASDETVEVHARTGAGNVVIRRA, encoded by the coding sequence ATGCCTTCTTACGACACGCCCGAACCCATCACCGCGATCATCGAGTTCGAGGTCGGCGACGTCCGGATCACCGCGAGCAAGCGCACGAACACGGTCGTCGAGGTCCTGCCGAGCAACGGCGCCGAGGAGACCGACGTACGGGCCGTGCAGCAGACCAAGGTCACCTACGCCAACGGCGTCCTGACCGTGAAGGGGCCCAAGAAGCGCTCCCTGTTCGGCAGGCACGGATCGATCGACGTGACCGTCGAACTGCCCGCCGGCTCGCACCTCCAGTGCGCCTCCCCCATGGGGGACTACACCGGCGAGGGGCCGCTCGGGGACTGCCGGGTCAAGACCTCGCTCGGCGACATCCGCCTCGCCGAGGCGGGCGTCGCGAACCTGCGCACGGATCACGGGGACATCGCCATCGACCGGGCCGTCGGCACCGCCGAGATCAGCGGGTCGGGCCGGATCGAGATCGGCACGATCACGGGCTCGGCCACCGTCAAGAACGGCAACGGCGAGACCACCATCGGCGAGATCACCGGCGATCTGTCGGCCAACTCCGCCAACGGCCGCATCGCGGTCGGCACGGCACACGCCTCCGTGGAGGCCAAGTCCGCCAACGGCAGCATCCGCGTCGACGAGGTGGCCCGGGGTGTCATCCGGCTCCAGACCGCCGTCGGCGACCTGGAGATCGGCATCCGCCAGTCCACCGCGGCCTGGCTGGACGTCAACTCCCGCTTCGGCACCGTCCGCAACGCGCTCGGCGCGGCCGAGGGCCCCGGCGCCTCCGACGAGACCGTCGAGGTCCATGCCCGCACCGGGGCCGGCAACGTCGTGATCCGTCGCGCCTGA
- a CDS encoding UBP-type zinc finger domain-containing protein produces the protein MTGIDGIDPNVPPTGTGCGDCDAVGGWWFHLRRCAQCGHIGCCDSSPAQHATAHWKASGHPLVQSFEPGEEWFWNYDTNALYDSGPELTPPSGHPADQPAPGPADRVPQDWPDRLHS, from the coding sequence ATGACAGGCATCGACGGCATCGACCCGAACGTCCCGCCCACCGGCACCGGCTGCGGCGACTGCGACGCGGTGGGCGGCTGGTGGTTCCACCTGCGGCGCTGCGCCCAGTGCGGCCACATCGGCTGCTGCGACTCCTCACCGGCCCAGCACGCCACCGCACATTGGAAGGCCTCCGGCCATCCCCTGGTGCAGAGCTTCGAGCCGGGCGAGGAGTGGTTCTGGAACTACGACACCAACGCCCTGTACGACTCGGGCCCCGAGCTGACCCCGCCGAGCGGCCATCCGGCGGACCAGCCGGCCCCGGGCCCGGCCGACCGGGTCCCGCAGGACTGGCCGGACCGGCTGCACAGCTGA
- a CDS encoding type B 50S ribosomal protein L31: MKSGIHPAYGPVVFRDSASGTAFLTRSTMTSHKTIDWEDGQTYPVVDVEISSASHPFYTGTARVMDTAGRVERFERRYGAR; this comes from the coding sequence ATGAAATCCGGTATCCACCCCGCCTACGGCCCCGTCGTCTTCCGCGACAGCGCCAGTGGCACCGCGTTCCTCACCCGCTCCACCATGACCAGCCACAAGACGATCGACTGGGAGGACGGCCAGACCTACCCCGTGGTCGACGTCGAGATCTCCTCGGCGAGCCACCCCTTCTACACCGGCACCGCCCGCGTCATGGACACCGCCGGCCGCGTCGAACGCTTCGAGCGCCGCTACGGAGCCCGTTGA
- a CDS encoding toxin-antitoxin system HicB family antitoxin yields the protein MDLTPYVDHLRHELAVAANAGGDEARALAERLTAPLESAARLTLLNALSAASDEITRELAPGSVDVRLRGLDPEFVVTAPPAPEAPGEGAAEVDTPMAPPVAPVAPLAGDGDEGGTARINFRLPAHLKARVEHAAAQEGLSVNAWLVRAVSLALEPGAGPAQPAARAPRHGQSFRGWVR from the coding sequence ATGGACCTGACCCCCTACGTCGATCACCTCCGCCACGAACTCGCGGTCGCCGCGAACGCCGGCGGGGACGAAGCCCGCGCCCTGGCCGAACGGCTGACCGCGCCGCTGGAGTCGGCCGCCCGCCTGACGCTGCTGAACGCCCTCTCCGCCGCCTCGGACGAGATCACGCGCGAGCTGGCGCCGGGCTCGGTGGACGTGCGGCTGCGGGGGCTCGACCCCGAGTTCGTGGTGACGGCGCCGCCCGCGCCGGAGGCGCCCGGCGAGGGCGCGGCCGAGGTTGACACACCGATGGCACCACCTGTGGCACCAGTGGCGCCACTCGCAGGGGACGGCGACGAAGGCGGTACGGCCCGCATCAACTTCCGGCTCCCGGCGCACCTCAAGGCCCGCGTGGAGCACGCGGCGGCCCAGGAGGGCCTGTCGGTCAACGCCTGGCTCGTGCGGGCGGTGTCCCTGGCCCTCGAACCGGGCGCCGGCCCGGCCCAGCCCGCCGCCCGCGCCCCGCGCCACGGCCAGAGCTTCCGGGGCTGGGTCCGCTAG
- a CDS encoding ABC transporter permease, whose translation MSTLAYAVSDSMTMLRRNLKHALRYPTMTLSVVVMPVMMLLLFNYAFGGALGSGISGAPTGGGAYIDYVAPGIILMAATAGAVATAVSVCVDMTEGIVNRFRTMSISRAAFLTGHVVGSALQTLVAIALVIGVALAIGFRPDATAVEWIAAIGLLTLLTLALTWLSAGMGLVAKTPESASNAPMPLTFLPFLGSAIVPTDSMPTGLRWFAEYQPFTPVIETLRGLLTGTGIGNSGYIALAWCGGLTLVGYLWARSAFGRTARR comes from the coding sequence ATGAGCACCCTCGCGTACGCCGTCAGCGACTCGATGACCATGCTGCGGCGCAACCTCAAGCACGCGCTGCGCTATCCGACGATGACCCTCTCCGTCGTCGTCATGCCCGTGATGATGCTGCTGCTGTTCAACTACGCGTTCGGCGGCGCCCTCGGCAGCGGAATCTCGGGCGCGCCCACCGGCGGCGGCGCGTACATCGACTACGTCGCCCCCGGCATCATCCTCATGGCCGCGACGGCCGGGGCGGTGGCCACCGCGGTCAGCGTGTGCGTCGACATGACCGAGGGCATCGTCAACCGGTTCCGTACGATGTCGATCTCCCGCGCCGCCTTCCTCACCGGGCACGTCGTCGGCAGCGCCCTCCAGACCCTGGTCGCCATCGCCCTGGTGATCGGCGTCGCGCTCGCCATCGGTTTCCGCCCCGACGCCACCGCCGTCGAGTGGATCGCCGCGATCGGCCTCCTCACGCTGCTCACCCTGGCCCTGACCTGGCTGTCGGCCGGGATGGGCCTGGTGGCCAAGACCCCCGAGTCCGCGAGCAACGCGCCCATGCCGCTGACCTTCCTGCCCTTCCTCGGCAGCGCCATCGTCCCGACCGACTCGATGCCGACGGGACTGCGCTGGTTCGCCGAGTACCAGCCCTTCACCCCGGTCATCGAGACCCTGCGCGGCCTGCTGACGGGCACCGGAATCGGCAACAGCGGATACATCGCGCTCGCCTGGTGCGGCGGCCTCACCCTGGTCGGCTACCTCTGGGCGCGTTCCGCCTTCGGACGCACCGCCAGGCGGTAG
- a CDS encoding cytochrome P450: protein MQNNTPSNRPGPRTDSTEPVTLPTRRAAGCPFDPPAGLAELRDERPLTRMAYPDGHVGWLATGYDTVRSIMGDSRFSSRYELMHYPFPGGPEGPLPPAPAGDMTGMDAPEHTRFRRLLMGKFTVRRMRRLTERVEEITAEHLDAMERRGPGTDLVEAFARPVPALMICELLGVPYADRERFQSYAHTAMSLAVTPEERYGAMVGLQDYMATLVAAKRADPSDDLLGDLARDSDLTDEELTGVGGFLLAAGLDTTTNMIAHGTFALLVNPAQAEALRTDPELAPQAVEELMRYLTIAHTSVKSALEDVELDGRLIEAGDTVTLSLEAANRDPERFPDHPDALDLHRKATGHLGLGHGIHQCLGQQLARVEMTVALPALLRRFPTLRLAVPAEEVPLRTDMNIYGVHRLPVTWDEA from the coding sequence GTGCAGAACAACACCCCGTCGAACCGCCCCGGGCCCCGGACCGACAGCACCGAGCCCGTCACCTTACCCACGCGGCGCGCCGCCGGCTGTCCCTTCGACCCGCCCGCCGGTCTGGCGGAGCTGCGCGACGAGCGGCCGCTGACCCGGATGGCGTACCCCGACGGGCACGTCGGCTGGCTGGCCACGGGCTACGACACCGTCCGCTCGATCATGGGCGACTCCCGCTTCAGTTCGCGCTACGAGCTGATGCACTACCCGTTCCCCGGCGGGCCCGAGGGCCCGCTGCCGCCCGCGCCCGCCGGTGACATGACCGGGATGGACGCGCCCGAGCACACCCGCTTCCGACGGCTCCTCATGGGCAAGTTCACCGTCCGCCGGATGCGCCGGCTCACCGAGCGCGTCGAGGAGATCACCGCCGAGCACCTGGACGCGATGGAGCGCCGGGGGCCCGGGACCGACCTGGTCGAGGCGTTCGCCCGGCCCGTCCCCGCGCTGATGATCTGCGAGCTGCTCGGGGTGCCATACGCCGACCGCGAGCGTTTCCAGAGCTACGCGCACACGGCGATGAGCCTGGCCGTGACGCCCGAGGAGCGGTACGGCGCCATGGTCGGGCTCCAGGACTACATGGCGACGCTCGTCGCCGCCAAGCGCGCCGACCCCTCCGACGACCTGCTCGGCGACCTGGCCCGGGACTCCGACCTCACCGACGAGGAACTGACCGGCGTCGGCGGCTTCTTGCTCGCCGCCGGGCTCGACACCACCACCAACATGATCGCCCACGGCACCTTCGCGCTCCTCGTCAACCCGGCCCAGGCCGAGGCCCTGCGCACGGACCCGGAGCTCGCCCCGCAGGCCGTCGAGGAGCTGATGCGCTACCTCACCATCGCCCACACCAGCGTGAAGAGCGCGCTGGAGGACGTCGAGCTGGACGGCCGGCTGATCGAGGCGGGCGACACCGTCACCCTCTCGCTCGAAGCCGCCAACCGGGATCCCGAGCGCTTCCCGGACCACCCGGACGCCCTCGACCTGCACCGCAAGGCCACCGGCCACTTGGGCCTCGGCCACGGCATCCACCAGTGCCTGGGCCAGCAGTTGGCACGCGTCGAGATGACGGTGGCGCTCCCCGCGCTGCTCCGACGGTTCCCCACGCTGCGGCTGGCCGTGCCGGCCGAGGAGGTGCCGCTGCGGACCGACATGAACATCTACGGCGTGCACCGCCTGCCGGTCACCTGGGACGAGGCCTGA
- a CDS encoding MFS transporter, which produces MAGTRAPQRPSSAQRRVLAPLALAQFICSFAGSNMNVMINDISEDLDTTVQGVQIAITIFLLVMAALMIPGGKLTDRYGRKRCLLVGLVVYGVGALLSAAAPGLGVLILGNSILEGIGTALLIPPVYILTTLLFTDLTSRARAFGVIMALGGIGAAAGPLIGGLITSWLSWRAAFVFQALVIVVIIVLSRNLKDPLPADPTRPFDTTGAVLSAAGLILVVMGILAADNNVWLMLGLLAAGALVLLWFFLSVRAKERAGKEPLLSTSLFRDRTSNLGLVTQNVQWLLLMGSSFTVAAYLQVVRGYDSVQTGVIFTAATLGLLVSSLAAERLAKRRPQRTLIMTGFVVTIAGIGILVAMAGGSPNPWALTPGLLLIGLGLGVMLTPSVNLVQSSFPEERQGEISGLSRSVSNLGSSLGTAVAGTILVAGLTSGAYAAAMITLAVIGLAGLAAAVLLPRKPRLEGDHARPSTE; this is translated from the coding sequence GTGGCCGGCACACGAGCCCCGCAGCGGCCGTCCAGCGCTCAGCGGCGGGTCCTCGCCCCGCTGGCGCTGGCGCAGTTCATCTGCAGCTTCGCCGGGTCCAACATGAACGTGATGATCAACGACATCAGCGAGGACCTGGACACCACCGTCCAGGGGGTGCAGATCGCCATCACGATCTTCCTCCTGGTCATGGCCGCGCTGATGATCCCCGGCGGCAAGCTGACCGACCGCTACGGCCGCAAGCGCTGCCTCCTGGTCGGCCTCGTCGTCTACGGCGTCGGCGCCCTGCTGAGCGCCGCCGCCCCGGGACTGGGCGTGCTGATCCTCGGGAACTCGATCCTGGAGGGCATCGGGACGGCCCTGCTCATCCCGCCCGTCTACATCCTCACGACGCTCCTGTTCACGGACCTGACCTCACGGGCCCGCGCCTTCGGCGTCATCATGGCGCTCGGCGGCATCGGCGCCGCAGCCGGGCCGCTGATCGGCGGGCTCATCACCTCGTGGCTGAGCTGGCGTGCGGCCTTCGTGTTCCAGGCCCTGGTCATCGTCGTGATCATCGTGCTGAGCCGGAACCTCAAGGACCCGCTGCCAGCCGATCCGACGCGCCCGTTCGACACCACCGGAGCGGTCCTGTCGGCCGCCGGTCTCATCCTCGTCGTCATGGGCATCCTCGCGGCCGACAACAACGTCTGGCTCATGCTCGGCCTGCTCGCCGCCGGCGCGCTCGTGCTCCTGTGGTTCTTCCTCTCCGTACGGGCCAAGGAGCGGGCGGGCAAGGAACCCCTGCTGTCCACCAGCCTGTTCCGCGACCGCACGTCGAACCTCGGCCTCGTCACGCAGAACGTGCAGTGGCTGCTGCTGATGGGTTCCTCGTTCACCGTCGCGGCCTACCTCCAAGTCGTGCGCGGCTACGATTCCGTCCAGACCGGCGTCATCTTCACCGCCGCCACGCTCGGCCTGCTGGTGTCCTCGCTCGCCGCCGAACGCCTCGCCAAGCGGCGGCCCCAGCGGACGCTCATCATGACCGGCTTCGTCGTCACCATCGCAGGCATCGGCATCCTGGTCGCGATGGCCGGCGGCTCCCCGAACCCCTGGGCCCTCACCCCCGGACTCCTGCTGATCGGACTGGGCCTCGGCGTGATGCTGACCCCCTCGGTCAACCTCGTCCAGTCGAGCTTCCCCGAAGAGCGGCAGGGCGAGATCTCCGGCCTCTCGCGCAGCGTGTCCAACCTCGGTTCCTCGCTCGGCACGGCGGTCGCCGGCACCATCCTCGTCGCCGGCCTCACCAGCGGCGCGTACGCCGCCGCGATGATCACGCTGGCCGTGATCGGACTCGCCGGGCTCGCCGCCGCGGTGCTCCTTCCGAGGAAGCCGCGGCTGGAAGGCGATCATGCCCGGCCGAGCACAGAATGA